The genomic interval GATACATATTTTGGAGACAATTATGAAGGAATCCTTATCCGTGACCGTTATGCGGTTTACAATGGCATAGGAAAAGAGTGGCAGGCATGCCTTGCTCATATTCGAATGAATGCTAGCGAGGTAAAGCAGGAACATAATCTTATTCGTCACTCAGTCTAGCGCATATTGGGTGTTAAGGATAATATAAATCTTTGATGCTATTCTATTGAGCAATTCATAATATATGGGCAT from Desulfatiglans sp. carries:
- a CDS encoding transposase, with the protein product MCQKGYCPKSVEDTYFGDNYEGILIRDRYAVYNGIGKEWQACLAHIRMNASEVKQEHNLIRHSV